One segment of Pseudobythopirellula maris DNA contains the following:
- a CDS encoding rhamnogalacturonan lyase family protein: protein MPLRKHSRSARRSHAAGRRLHVETLEPRRVLSLTHWYTFNDGTGDDLVGSADMTLENGVGVINGQAVLYNNGADSGDASEVQYLSLPTNALPASGSFTVEVWFTTAINDSSTTWSRVFDFGSQNGSNGDSYFFFTANSGGSDSRLALSTGGGGSGERAATWGTETADGQQHVVAGVVDDATNTLRLYVDGVERGATSLAGADIGSITQSVAYFGRSLWNNDPGFFGLIDEVRLYDEAVGSSELAANAAEGPVAYEAAPFEQVVTPRQLERLDRGVVAVRPSGGAAYVGWRMLGDDPADVAFNLYRSENGAPAVKLNAAPLTQTTDFQDSTANLNADNTYFVRAVVDGVEQEDSASYTLGANATIEQHLTIPLQIPAGGTTPDGSYTYSANDASVGDLDGDGQYEVILKWDPSNAKDNAHAGYTGNVYIDAYTLEGELLWRIDLGHNIRAGAHYTQPIVYDLDGDGRSEIVLKTAPGTIDGLGNAVLMGADQVTDDYRNSSGYILTGPEYYTVFDGLTGEELDTIAFDPVRGDVAEWGDGYGNRVDRFTAGVGYFDGTSPSVVIGRGYYGPQSGRQARNEVAAYDYRDGQLTQRWIFKADTLGNRGSNGEYIGEGAHSLTIGDADNDGFDEVVYGAAVIDHDGTGLYATELGHGDALHLSDMDPSRPGLEVFMVHESSNAFQSQGRNAGGELRDAATGELIFQIPSAVDSDVGRGVAADIDPNHEGYEFWGTTNEGTRYIYNVSGLALYEYGNVSVNFAVWWDGDLSRELLDGTTISDWMNPGRSNYVAYDKSGINSTAGLSSNNGTKSTPALSADILGDWREEVIWRRSDSSALEIWTTTIAADSRLTTLMHDSMYRQSIAAQNSAYNQPPHPSFWIGEGMETPPQPLLFFGGELTGDYNGNGVVDGADFTVWRDSLGSETDLRADGDHNGIVEMADYDLWVERFGDVAAAPAEFTTTPSAAQAIDGASSDAASGDLAFALLVVEDDPPADSSLDAIEAATVVADDSLLLLASRSLDSEADAEHAALSDEAIGAGESAANAYAADDASDMIFGQWRRGLRALRTF from the coding sequence ATGCCGCTACGCAAGCACTCCCGCTCCGCCCGGCGTTCTCATGCCGCAGGGCGTCGTCTGCATGTCGAGACGCTCGAGCCGCGCCGCGTGCTCAGCCTTACCCACTGGTACACGTTCAACGACGGCACGGGCGACGACTTGGTCGGCTCGGCCGACATGACGCTCGAGAACGGCGTTGGCGTGATCAACGGCCAAGCGGTGCTCTACAACAACGGCGCCGACAGCGGCGACGCGAGCGAGGTGCAGTACCTCAGCTTGCCAACCAACGCGCTGCCCGCGAGCGGCAGCTTCACGGTCGAGGTCTGGTTCACCACGGCGATCAATGACTCTTCGACCACCTGGAGTCGGGTGTTCGACTTCGGCAGTCAGAACGGGTCGAACGGCGACTCGTACTTCTTCTTCACGGCCAACTCGGGCGGCAGCGACTCGCGGCTAGCGCTTTCGACCGGCGGCGGTGGGAGCGGCGAGCGCGCGGCTACCTGGGGGACCGAGACCGCCGACGGCCAGCAGCACGTGGTGGCGGGTGTGGTGGACGACGCGACCAACACGCTGCGGCTCTATGTCGACGGCGTCGAGCGCGGAGCCACTTCGCTCGCCGGCGCCGACATCGGCTCGATCACACAGTCGGTCGCCTACTTCGGTCGCTCGTTGTGGAACAACGACCCGGGGTTCTTTGGCCTGATCGACGAAGTGCGGCTGTACGACGAGGCGGTCGGCTCCAGCGAGCTAGCGGCCAACGCCGCCGAGGGCCCGGTCGCCTACGAGGCGGCGCCGTTCGAGCAGGTCGTCACGCCGCGCCAGTTGGAGCGGCTCGACCGCGGCGTGGTCGCCGTGCGACCCTCGGGCGGTGCGGCCTACGTCGGCTGGCGGATGCTGGGCGACGACCCGGCGGACGTGGCGTTCAACCTCTACCGCAGCGAGAACGGCGCCCCGGCCGTCAAACTCAACGCCGCTCCGCTGACACAGACCACCGACTTCCAAGACTCCACGGCCAACCTGAACGCCGACAACACGTACTTCGTGCGGGCGGTCGTCGATGGGGTCGAGCAGGAAGACAGCGCGAGCTACACGCTCGGGGCCAACGCCACGATCGAGCAGCACCTGACGATCCCGCTGCAGATCCCCGCCGGCGGAACCACGCCGGACGGCTCCTACACCTACTCGGCCAACGACGCGAGCGTCGGCGACCTCGACGGCGACGGGCAGTACGAGGTCATCCTCAAGTGGGACCCGTCCAACGCCAAGGACAATGCGCACGCGGGCTACACCGGCAACGTCTACATCGACGCCTACACGCTCGAGGGTGAGCTGTTGTGGCGGATCGACCTCGGCCACAACATTCGCGCGGGCGCCCACTACACGCAGCCGATCGTCTACGATCTCGACGGCGATGGCCGATCGGAGATCGTCTTGAAGACCGCCCCCGGCACGATCGACGGCCTGGGCAACGCCGTGCTGATGGGCGCCGACCAAGTGACCGACGACTACCGCAACTCGTCTGGGTACATTCTCACCGGTCCCGAGTACTACACCGTGTTCGACGGCCTCACCGGAGAGGAACTCGACACGATCGCGTTCGACCCGGTGCGGGGCGACGTCGCCGAGTGGGGCGATGGATACGGCAACCGAGTCGACCGCTTCACGGCCGGTGTCGGCTACTTCGACGGGACATCGCCGAGCGTGGTCATCGGCCGCGGCTATTATGGCCCGCAGAGCGGGCGGCAAGCGCGCAACGAGGTGGCCGCGTACGACTACCGTGACGGTCAGCTCACGCAGCGGTGGATCTTTAAGGCCGACACTTTAGGCAATAGGGGCAGCAACGGCGAATACATCGGCGAGGGGGCCCACTCGCTCACGATCGGCGACGCCGACAACGACGGCTTCGACGAGGTGGTCTACGGCGCTGCGGTCATCGACCACGACGGCACGGGGCTTTACGCCACGGAGCTGGGCCACGGCGACGCGCTGCACCTCTCGGACATGGACCCCTCGCGGCCTGGCCTCGAGGTCTTCATGGTCCACGAGTCGAGCAATGCCTTCCAGAGCCAGGGCCGCAATGCAGGCGGCGAGCTTCGCGACGCGGCGACCGGCGAGCTGATCTTCCAGATCCCCTCGGCGGTCGACAGCGACGTCGGCCGCGGCGTGGCCGCCGACATCGACCCCAACCACGAGGGCTACGAGTTCTGGGGCACGACGAACGAGGGTACCCGCTACATCTACAACGTCTCTGGCCTGGCGTTGTACGAGTACGGCAATGTGAGCGTGAACTTCGCCGTCTGGTGGGACGGCGACCTGTCGCGCGAGTTGCTCGACGGCACCACGATCTCCGACTGGATGAATCCCGGTCGCTCGAATTACGTGGCTTACGACAAGAGCGGCATCAACAGCACGGCGGGCCTGTCGAGCAACAACGGTACGAAGAGCACGCCGGCGTTGTCGGCCGACATCTTGGGCGACTGGCGTGAGGAGGTGATCTGGCGTCGCAGCGACAGCTCGGCCCTCGAGATCTGGACCACGACGATCGCCGCCGACTCGCGGCTCACCACGCTGATGCACGACTCGATGTACCGGCAATCGATCGCCGCACAGAACTCGGCCTACAACCAGCCGCCGCACCCGAGCTTTTGGATCGGCGAGGGGATGGAGACGCCGCCCCAGCCGCTGCTGTTCTTTGGCGGCGAACTCACGGGCGACTACAACGGCAACGGCGTGGTCGACGGCGCCGACTTCACCGTGTGGCGTGACTCGCTCGGCAGCGAGACCGACCTGCGGGCCGACGGCGATCACAACGGCATCGTTGAGATGGCCGACTACGACCTGTGGGTCGAACGCTTTGGCGATGTCGCCGCAGCGCCCGCCGAGTTCACCACAACTCCTTCGGCCGCCCAGGCGATCGACGGGGCCTCGAGCGATGCGGCGAGCGGCGATTTGGCGTTCGCCCTGCTCGTTGTCGAAGACGACCCGCCGGCTGATAGCTCCCTCGACGCGATCGAAGCCGCCACGGTTGTCGCCGACGATTCGCTGCTGCTGTTGGCGTCACGCAGCCTCGATTCCGAGGCCGACGCCGAGCACGCCGCCCTGTCGGATGAGGCCATTGGTGCGGGCGAGAGCGCCGCGAATGCTTACGCTGCCGACGACGCTAGCGACATGATCTTCGGCCAGTGGCGCCGAGGCCTCCGTGCCCTCCGCACGTTCTAA
- a CDS encoding rhamnogalacturonan lyase family protein, with amino-acid sequence MKSRRHPRGRVLRFEPLEDRRVLSGVTLTATADTFTNAGVGAGSAPVLDVLDRNGSAGDSVAYVRFDLSGLDLDDLTDAKLSLSKLPGTRYDIINFDRFDVFGLADLPGNTPQAWDEATLAETGPGAEYLGASDYGVDPVRLVDFNYENGAETWETLINATGGPQSISGPDLIDFLQDRADANGLVTFVTLIDAGNVRGVGFASREHADASIRPRLELEFAEEPGPDPYPVEPVVLPRQVEKLDRGVIAMRRSTNEVYVGWRLLGDDPVDVAFNLYRSTGGGSAVKVNGAPLTQTTDYVDYGANLVFDVAYSVRPVVDGVELEASEPYVLPAGSAVEQHLTIPIVAPPPMTTSDGETHVYSANDASVGDLDGDGDYEVVLKWIGSPADRSAPSPNMYLDAYELDGTRLWRIDVGPNIKTIASSFQFNVYDFDGDGRAEVIMNTSDGTVAGDGQVIGDPNALWQNPDGWVTSGPEYLSVFDGYTGELLANTPLSPARDDGVEYGDDYGHRATTFNHVVAYLDGQRPSLVVGRGLYHAIGGIYQSKTELTAWDWRDGQLSERWTFTAIEGTDSDVNEEYVGQGNHNASVGDVDGDGFDEIIWGAMAVDHDGTGLYSTGRGHGDALHVADMDPDNPGLEIFSPHESVGEYRDAGGDYRDAQTGELLYGIQATNDVGRGAAFDIDPNYPGYEFWATTADPDGGARMIYNVQEGAIYEMPSNMLINFGVWWDADPLRELLDGTTISKWRHDWAQPGRQNLVSWGNSGINSTSGLASNNGTKSNPALSADLFGDWREEVIWRRADNTALEIWSTTIPSTMRLPTLMHDSMYRQAIAWQQGYYNQPPHPSYFIGAGMGEAPRPALFFGGELAGDYNGNGVVDGADFTVWRDSLGSITNLTADGDHNGEVDMADYQVWVDNFGEVAEPPLAFAQASAAALTAPAAPVIIEEPTEEPAAKTPNDLAFALLVAEPLDDSRDASPATAETLSPTADDEALLLLADEAKLLPDSTSNRLRDRTAADDSSLDRSSYGALADRTLGDWLRKLY; translated from the coding sequence ATGAAGAGCCGCCGCCACCCTCGCGGGCGTGTGCTCCGTTTCGAACCGCTCGAAGACCGCCGGGTCCTAAGCGGCGTCACGCTCACCGCCACGGCCGACACGTTCACCAACGCGGGCGTTGGGGCCGGCTCGGCGCCGGTGCTCGACGTGCTCGATCGCAACGGCTCGGCGGGCGATAGCGTGGCCTACGTGCGGTTCGACCTGTCGGGCCTGGACCTTGATGACCTGACCGACGCCAAGTTGTCGCTCTCCAAGCTGCCCGGCACACGCTACGACATCATCAACTTCGACCGTTTCGACGTGTTCGGCCTGGCCGACCTGCCGGGCAACACGCCGCAGGCGTGGGACGAGGCGACCCTGGCCGAGACGGGCCCCGGCGCGGAGTACCTGGGGGCGAGCGACTACGGCGTCGACCCCGTGCGGCTCGTTGATTTCAACTACGAGAACGGCGCCGAAACTTGGGAGACGCTGATCAACGCCACCGGCGGCCCGCAGTCGATCTCGGGCCCCGACCTGATCGATTTCCTCCAAGACCGCGCCGACGCTAACGGCCTAGTGACTTTCGTCACGCTCATCGACGCCGGCAACGTGCGTGGCGTCGGCTTCGCGTCGCGTGAGCACGCCGACGCCTCGATCCGCCCGCGGCTCGAGTTGGAGTTTGCCGAGGAGCCCGGGCCCGACCCGTACCCCGTCGAGCCGGTGGTGCTGCCCCGCCAGGTCGAGAAGCTCGACCGCGGCGTGATCGCGATGCGACGATCGACCAACGAGGTGTATGTCGGTTGGCGCCTGCTGGGCGACGACCCGGTGGACGTTGCGTTCAACCTGTACCGATCGACGGGTGGCGGCTCGGCGGTCAAGGTGAACGGCGCTCCGCTCACACAAACGACCGACTACGTTGACTACGGGGCCAACCTCGTGTTCGATGTCGCCTACAGCGTTCGGCCCGTGGTCGACGGCGTGGAGCTCGAAGCGAGCGAGCCGTACGTGCTGCCGGCCGGCTCGGCGGTCGAGCAGCACCTGACGATCCCGATCGTCGCGCCCCCGCCAATGACGACCTCCGACGGGGAGACGCACGTCTACTCGGCGAACGACGCGAGCGTCGGCGACCTCGACGGCGACGGCGACTACGAGGTCGTGCTCAAGTGGATCGGCTCGCCGGCAGACCGCTCGGCGCCCTCTCCGAACATGTACCTCGACGCCTACGAGCTCGACGGCACGCGGCTGTGGCGGATCGACGTGGGGCCGAACATCAAAACGATCGCCAGCTCGTTCCAGTTCAATGTCTACGACTTCGACGGCGACGGCCGCGCCGAAGTCATTATGAACACATCCGACGGCACGGTCGCCGGCGATGGCCAGGTGATCGGCGACCCCAACGCGCTGTGGCAAAACCCCGACGGCTGGGTAACCTCGGGGCCCGAGTACCTGTCGGTGTTCGACGGCTACACCGGAGAGCTGCTGGCCAATACGCCGCTCAGCCCCGCGCGGGACGACGGCGTCGAGTACGGCGACGACTACGGCCACCGCGCCACCACGTTCAATCACGTGGTCGCCTACCTCGACGGCCAGCGGCCGAGCCTCGTGGTCGGCCGCGGTCTGTACCACGCTATCGGCGGGATCTACCAGTCGAAGACCGAGCTGACCGCCTGGGACTGGCGAGACGGGCAGCTCTCTGAGCGGTGGACCTTCACCGCGATCGAGGGGACCGACAGCGACGTGAACGAGGAGTACGTCGGCCAGGGCAACCACAACGCCAGCGTGGGCGACGTGGACGGCGACGGCTTCGACGAGATCATCTGGGGCGCGATGGCGGTCGACCACGACGGCACGGGCCTCTACAGCACCGGCCGCGGCCACGGCGACGCCCTGCACGTGGCCGACATGGACCCCGACAACCCGGGCCTCGAAATCTTCTCGCCCCACGAGAGCGTGGGCGAGTACCGCGACGCGGGCGGTGACTACCGCGACGCCCAGACCGGCGAGCTGCTCTACGGCATCCAGGCCACGAACGACGTCGGCCGCGGGGCGGCGTTCGACATCGACCCCAATTACCCCGGCTACGAGTTCTGGGCCACGACCGCCGACCCGGACGGCGGGGCGCGGATGATCTACAACGTGCAGGAAGGCGCGATCTATGAGATGCCGTCGAACATGCTGATCAACTTCGGCGTTTGGTGGGACGCCGACCCGCTGCGTGAGCTCTTGGACGGCACGACAATCTCGAAGTGGCGCCACGACTGGGCTCAGCCCGGGCGTCAGAACCTCGTTTCATGGGGCAACTCGGGCATCAACAGCACCTCGGGCCTGGCGAGCAACAACGGCACGAAGTCGAACCCCGCGCTGTCGGCCGACCTGTTTGGCGACTGGCGCGAAGAAGTGATCTGGCGCCGAGCGGACAATACCGCCCTGGAGATCTGGTCGACAACGATCCCCTCGACCATGCGGCTGCCGACGCTGATGCACGACTCGATGTACCGCCAGGCGATCGCCTGGCAACAAGGCTACTACAACCAGCCGCCGCACCCGAGCTACTTCATCGGCGCCGGCATGGGCGAGGCGCCGCGGCCGGCGCTGTTCTTCGGCGGCGAGCTCGCGGGCGATTACAACGGCAACGGCGTGGTCGACGGCGCCGACTTCACCGTGTGGCGCGACTCGCTCGGCAGCATCACCAACCTCACCGCCGATGGCGACCACAACGGCGAGGTCGATATGGCCGACTACCAGGTGTGGGTCGACAACTTTGGCGAGGTGGCCGAGCCGCCGCTCGCGTTCGCCCAGGCGTCGGCGGCCGCCCTGACCGCCCCGGCCGCCCCGGTCATCATCGAGGAGCCCACCGAGGAGCCCGCCGCGAAGACGCCCAACGACTTGGCCTTCGCGCTGCTGGTTGCCGAGCCGCTCGACGACTCACGCGACGCCAGCCCCGCAACCGCAGAGACGCTCTCACCCACGGCCGACGACGAGGCCTTGCTGCTGCTCGCCGACGAGGCCAAGTTGCTGCCGGACTCCACGTCGAACCGACTCAGGGATCGAACGGCTGCCGACGACTCGTCCTTGGATCGTTCGTCCTACGGTGCTCTGGCGGACAGAACGCTCGGCGACTGGCTGCGTAAGCTCTACTAG
- a CDS encoding DUF1559 family PulG-like putative transporter — MRPWLSCDSHRKPQQPIRRVGFTLVELLVVIAIIGILVALLLPAVQSARESARRTMCINQIRQIVLSTHNYHDTKSSMPPHGDKPSQLSAHTRLLPYMEEPNLLNLVDQTKRWRDPVNRTALENTPLNFLRCPSGEPASTQFFAINGRDFGEQTTFQGTVDSSAPSHYVGIMGARPGDPWPCPGASSGTGGGFGGGSALEWPETEYSQHACTTASQLPCSGDGCSGGAGKNGVIFPDSSIDFGDITDGTSHTMIFGELSWKVDYRVAGDGGSAPFEPWLVGSTSIDSSSGWVHNAKNIRYGIHERVYFNEAKEQVSHLTDVSLGSNHPGGTNIGMCDGSAFFIRENVDFSVLQALASRGVGEVFENPY, encoded by the coding sequence ATGCGCCCCTGGCTCTCCTGCGACTCGCATCGTAAACCCCAGCAGCCTATCCGCCGTGTTGGCTTTACGCTCGTCGAACTACTCGTCGTGATCGCCATCATCGGCATCCTGGTCGCGCTGCTGCTGCCGGCGGTGCAGTCGGCGCGTGAGTCAGCACGGCGAACGATGTGCATCAACCAGATCCGGCAGATCGTGCTGTCGACGCACAATTACCACGACACCAAGAGCAGCATGCCGCCCCACGGCGACAAACCTTCTCAGCTCAGCGCTCACACCAGGTTGCTCCCTTACATGGAAGAGCCCAACCTGCTCAATCTGGTCGACCAGACGAAGCGTTGGCGCGACCCGGTCAACCGGACAGCGTTGGAGAACACGCCGCTGAACTTCTTGCGATGCCCCAGCGGCGAACCCGCCAGCACGCAGTTTTTCGCCATCAACGGCCGTGACTTTGGAGAACAAACCACGTTCCAAGGCACGGTCGACAGCAGCGCCCCGAGCCACTACGTCGGCATCATGGGCGCCCGGCCGGGCGACCCCTGGCCCTGCCCGGGGGCCTCGTCCGGAACCGGCGGCGGTTTCGGCGGGGGCAGCGCGCTCGAATGGCCCGAGACCGAGTACTCGCAGCACGCCTGCACAACCGCCTCCCAGCTCCCATGTTCTGGCGACGGCTGCTCGGGTGGGGCCGGCAAGAACGGCGTGATCTTCCCCGACAGCTCGATCGATTTTGGCGACATCACGGACGGCACCTCGCACACGATGATTTTTGGCGAGCTCTCCTGGAAAGTCGACTACCGTGTCGCAGGCGACGGCGGTTCGGCGCCGTTCGAGCCGTGGCTAGTGGGCAGCACGAGCATCGACAGCTCCTCGGGTTGGGTGCACAACGCAAAGAACATCCGCTACGGCATCCACGAGCGGGTTTACTTCAACGAGGCTAAAGAACAAGTCAGCCATCTGACCGACGTGAGCCTCGGCAGCAACCACCCGGGCGGCACGAACATCGGCATGTGCGACGGCTCGGCCTTCTTTATCCGAGAGAATGTCGATTTCTCCGTGTTGCAGGCCCTCGCCAGCCGCGGTGTGGGCGAGGTTTTTGAGAACCCTTACTGA
- a CDS encoding LamG domain-containing protein — protein sequence MIARPPSWLVLSILLLATPCGAVAQELLFVRTSSGSYSAQEQSRVTQFENWGYTVTPIHDEASQASFDTAFASANVVYISSTANENQVSGKCKSATVGVVCEQRYIDKLMGFSTNQGWNSNFTSTTILDNTHPVTAGLATGAVTIVSSSQPLTMMNSTVAGGMTILSRNPSYGNGNMLGVMEAGASLGGGGVAAGRRVRLPWGSGSFDWSALNANGLLIARQALEWAVSERLLAHWTFDEGSGVTIADSSGNGEDAAFATGTPAWVSGVRGNALQFNGSNDAETDSTFDPPPIGSVAFWFRCNADPASVQRLFGLGDDWEVILLSGGALYCNLSNNSTGDFRTADGVATAGKWRHVVAIYNSTGDTYKLYLDGELVSSGSVSMSDQGAATLSFGVRTGTTNRFDGALDDIRVYNYELSEPEIAEVYGLVGHWKLDESAGTTAADSSLSSADGTYTGGMDLAAEGPYPGEGEIAAEFDGSNDYIALPNQEIDFSDGLTIALWAHPEGSGNWRRFVGLGNGPYVDNILFTQRAGTTDLFFELHDGSLGSRSLTASDAVRKDEWAHYVATIDGSGDAILYRDAEAIASGVTGVPASVLRTNNNIGESNWSSDDFYEGRMADVRLYNRPLSQAEVSDLYGLIGRWKLEESSGSTAVDSSGIGNDGTYVNAPTLGVGGTGAASTGTAVLFDGVDQHVTIPYHEIYAANEFSVTAWFRREGSLSSDQGGVIGARYGNDRGFDLKVESDRLHSDVAGVGDSFASTAADIEEGDTGTNGVGGRTASYRWYHVAYVVNAADLEADLYLNGDLKETVPLSELPLLMKSEQTLRIGHTGYGEEYFLGRLSDVRLYSRRLGPEEIEAQYSGGKTPGVRITRWIEVR from the coding sequence TTGATCGCTCGCCCCCCTTCCTGGCTCGTCCTGTCGATTCTCCTGCTCGCGACGCCTTGCGGCGCCGTGGCTCAGGAGCTGCTGTTCGTGCGCACTAGCTCGGGTTCGTACAGCGCTCAAGAGCAGTCGCGGGTGACGCAGTTCGAGAACTGGGGCTACACGGTCACGCCGATCCACGACGAGGCTTCGCAAGCGAGTTTCGACACCGCCTTCGCTTCGGCAAACGTGGTCTACATCTCCTCTACGGCCAACGAGAATCAGGTCAGCGGCAAGTGCAAGAGCGCCACGGTGGGAGTCGTGTGTGAGCAGCGGTACATCGACAAACTCATGGGGTTCTCGACAAACCAAGGCTGGAACAGCAATTTCACATCGACAACGATCCTCGACAACACACACCCGGTGACCGCCGGCTTGGCGACCGGCGCCGTGACGATCGTCAGCTCGAGCCAGCCGCTAACGATGATGAACAGCACCGTAGCCGGAGGCATGACGATCCTGTCGAGGAACCCGAGCTACGGCAACGGCAATATGCTCGGCGTGATGGAGGCGGGCGCCTCGCTCGGCGGCGGCGGCGTGGCGGCGGGTCGGCGCGTTCGGTTGCCGTGGGGCAGCGGGAGCTTCGATTGGTCGGCGCTCAACGCCAACGGCCTGCTGATCGCCCGCCAGGCGCTAGAGTGGGCCGTCAGCGAGAGGCTCCTCGCTCACTGGACGTTCGACGAAGGTAGTGGCGTGACGATCGCCGATTCGTCCGGCAATGGCGAGGACGCCGCCTTCGCCACGGGGACCCCTGCGTGGGTTTCTGGGGTGCGGGGCAACGCCCTGCAATTCAACGGCTCGAACGACGCGGAGACCGACAGCACGTTCGACCCGCCTCCGATCGGTTCGGTGGCGTTCTGGTTCCGCTGCAACGCGGACCCGGCGAGCGTCCAGCGTCTCTTCGGCCTCGGCGACGACTGGGAGGTGATCCTGCTGTCGGGCGGCGCTCTCTACTGCAATCTATCAAACAACTCGACCGGCGACTTTAGGACCGCCGACGGCGTCGCCACGGCCGGCAAGTGGCGTCACGTCGTGGCGATCTACAACTCGACGGGCGACACGTACAAGCTGTATCTCGACGGCGAGCTGGTTTCGAGCGGGTCGGTTTCGATGTCCGACCAGGGTGCGGCGACCCTCTCGTTCGGCGTCCGAACGGGCACCACCAACCGATTCGACGGCGCGCTCGACGACATCCGGGTCTACAACTACGAGCTCTCGGAGCCGGAGATCGCCGAGGTCTACGGGCTGGTGGGCCATTGGAAGCTGGACGAGTCGGCCGGGACCACGGCCGCCGACTCCTCGCTGTCCAGCGCGGACGGGACCTACACCGGCGGCATGGACCTGGCTGCCGAGGGCCCCTACCCCGGCGAGGGGGAGATCGCCGCCGAATTCGATGGCTCGAACGATTACATCGCGTTGCCCAACCAGGAGATCGACTTTTCCGATGGGCTCACGATCGCCTTGTGGGCCCATCCCGAGGGGTCGGGGAACTGGCGGCGATTCGTTGGCCTCGGCAACGGCCCCTACGTCGACAACATCCTCTTTACCCAGCGTGCTGGGACGACCGACCTCTTTTTCGAACTGCACGACGGGTCGCTAGGAAGCCGGAGCCTGACCGCCTCCGACGCGGTTCGCAAGGACGAGTGGGCGCACTACGTCGCAACGATTGACGGCAGCGGAGACGCGATCCTTTACCGGGACGCGGAGGCCATCGCTTCCGGCGTCACAGGCGTGCCCGCGAGCGTCCTCCGGACCAACAACAACATCGGCGAGAGCAACTGGTCCAGCGACGATTTCTATGAGGGGCGGATGGCCGACGTGCGGCTCTACAACCGCCCCCTATCGCAGGCCGAGGTATCCGACCTCTACGGGCTGATCGGCCGCTGGAAGCTCGAAGAGTCGAGCGGCTCGACGGCGGTCGACTCTTCCGGGATCGGCAACGACGGGACTTACGTGAACGCCCCCACGCTTGGCGTGGGGGGGACCGGCGCCGCGTCGACCGGCACGGCGGTGCTGTTCGACGGCGTCGACCAGCACGTCACGATCCCGTATCACGAGATTTACGCGGCCAACGAATTCAGCGTCACCGCCTGGTTCCGCCGCGAGGGGTCTCTCTCAAGCGACCAAGGGGGTGTCATCGGAGCCCGCTACGGCAACGATCGTGGCTTCGATCTCAAGGTCGAGTCGGACCGCCTCCACAGCGATGTGGCGGGCGTGGGCGATTCGTTCGCTTCCACAGCGGCCGACATCGAGGAGGGCGACACCGGCACGAACGGCGTCGGCGGCCGCACGGCCTCGTACCGTTGGTACCACGTGGCGTACGTGGTCAACGCCGCTGACTTGGAAGCGGATCTCTACCTCAACGGCGACCTCAAGGAGACCGTGCCGCTTAGCGAACTGCCGCTGCTGATGAAGAGTGAACAAACACTGCGTATCGGCCACACCGGATACGGCGAAGAGTACTTCCTGGGAAGGCTGAGCGACGTGCGGCTTTACAGCCGTCGGCTTGGCCCCGAGGAGATCGAGGCCCAGTACTCAGGCGGCAAGACACCCGGTGTGCGGATCACGCGTTGGATCGAGGTTCGCTGA